From a single Granulicella aggregans genomic region:
- a CDS encoding GGDEF domain-containing protein has protein sequence MSRGHGTEDKVDGAEDGRAGEEPGLSLGGLAQDSLWPGKVWDRRAWDRGSLTRLGVVFVVLTVCSWLGIALSRQSGGVATIWLSNGILFGLVITQPREQWLAYFVAGLVADTAADALWGDGFWLPLGVSLANSVEVVTSCLVLTRLFGHPFNLSRRRPLLGFLGVSVVCAAALTSALGASWTLLWVNAGPWLQLFRTWYLGDMLGMALMAPLTFMLQREDFFSILHPERLANTLLLLVVPAAATLLVFSHNGDPLIFFLFPALMLIVFRLGFPGTVVTIFVVALVSIGMTVKGHGPLMLIRGDHVLLHRIVVDQIFLAVAIFTLFPVAALLEERAALQLCLEASEARYRSLASLDELTGLANRRAFNQRLGQEMENEQELALLLIDADLFKRYNDHFGHVMGDECLQALAEVISGAATVPDAFVSRFGGEEFAVILPRTGLQQARMVAEQIRAAVMEMGLPHPATQSGFQTVSIGVAAFGAEGRGVVADLVGRADMALYRAKDSGRNRVVAE, from the coding sequence GGGTCACGGGACAGAGGATAAGGTAGACGGGGCTGAGGACGGCCGCGCGGGGGAGGAGCCGGGTCTCTCGCTGGGTGGGCTTGCGCAGGATTCGTTGTGGCCGGGCAAGGTGTGGGACCGCAGAGCCTGGGATCGCGGGTCGCTGACGCGGCTGGGTGTGGTGTTTGTGGTGCTGACGGTGTGCTCGTGGCTGGGGATCGCGCTTTCGCGGCAGTCGGGCGGAGTGGCGACGATCTGGCTGAGCAACGGAATTCTCTTTGGGTTGGTGATCACGCAGCCGCGCGAGCAATGGCTGGCCTATTTCGTGGCGGGGTTGGTGGCGGATACGGCGGCCGATGCTCTGTGGGGCGATGGGTTCTGGCTGCCGCTGGGCGTGTCGCTGGCGAACTCGGTGGAAGTGGTGACGTCGTGCCTGGTGCTGACGCGGCTGTTCGGGCATCCTTTCAATCTCTCGCGGCGGCGGCCGCTGCTGGGGTTCCTTGGAGTTTCGGTGGTGTGCGCGGCGGCGCTGACGAGCGCGCTCGGCGCAAGCTGGACGCTGCTCTGGGTGAATGCGGGGCCGTGGCTGCAGCTGTTCCGGACGTGGTACCTGGGCGACATGCTGGGGATGGCGTTGATGGCTCCGCTGACCTTCATGCTGCAGCGCGAGGACTTCTTTTCGATCCTGCATCCGGAGCGGCTGGCGAATACGCTGCTTCTGCTGGTGGTTCCGGCGGCGGCGACGCTGCTGGTGTTCTCGCATAACGGGGACCCGCTGATCTTCTTCCTGTTTCCGGCGCTGATGCTGATTGTGTTTCGGCTAGGGTTTCCGGGGACGGTGGTAACGATCTTTGTGGTTGCGCTGGTCTCGATTGGGATGACGGTGAAGGGGCACGGGCCGCTGATGTTGATCCGGGGCGATCATGTGTTGCTGCACCGGATTGTGGTGGACCAGATCTTCCTGGCGGTGGCGATCTTTACGCTGTTTCCAGTGGCAGCGTTGCTGGAAGAGCGGGCTGCGCTGCAGTTGTGCCTGGAGGCGAGCGAGGCGCGGTATCGGAGCCTGGCATCGCTGGATGAGCTTACGGGGCTGGCGAACCGGCGGGCTTTCAATCAGCGGCTGGGGCAGGAGATGGAGAACGAGCAGGAGCTTGCGTTGTTGTTGATCGACGCGGATCTCTTCAAGCGTTACAACGACCACTTCGGCCATGTGATGGGGGATGAGTGTCTGCAGGCGCTGGCGGAGGTGATCAGCGGCGCGGCGACGGTGCCGGACGCCTTCGTCTCGCGGTTTGGAGGAGAAGAGTTTGCAGTGATTCTGCCGCGGACGGGGCTGCAACAGGCGCGGATGGTGGCGGAGCAGATACGAGCGGCAGTGATGGAGATGGGGCTGCCGCATCCGGCGACGCAGTCCGGATTTCAGACGGTAAGCATCGGAGTTGCGGCGTTTGGGGCTGAGGGGCGTGGGGTGGTGGCGGACCTGGTGGGACGGGCGGATATGGCTCTTTACCGCGCAAAGGACTCTGGGAGAAACCGCGTCGTTGCGGAGTAG